In the Brassica napus cultivar Da-Ae chromosome A7, Da-Ae, whole genome shotgun sequence genome, one interval contains:
- the LOC106352561 gene encoding pentatricopeptide repeat-containing protein At2g27800, mitochondrial isoform X2 produces MAAARSAFMSSIFRIATARSLISPKARVSSTNTFSSLLQTAIEVSTPSFHSLIASTRISVSLSQTDAHFSTTVPTRSLRRRISKRNNPKPVLDQSKFQETVSKLPPRFTPEELADAITLQEDPLVCFHLFNWASQQPRFKHESCTYHTAIRKLGAAKMYKEMDDVVNQVLSVRHVGSENLYNSILYYFTKAGKLIRAVNIFRHMANSKNLECRPTIRAYHILFKALLGQGNNSYTSHMYMETIRSLFRQMVDSGIEPDVFALNCLVKGYVLSLHVNDALRIFHQMGVVYNCQPNSFTYDYLIHGLCAQGRTVNARELLGEMKGKGFVPNGKSYNSLVSALALSGEVDDAVSCLWEMVESGRVVDLITYRTLVAESCRKGKYDEARRLLGTLREKKLVDRDSYDKLMNVLRKDL; encoded by the exons ATGGCTGCAGCTAGGTCTGCGTTTATGTCTTCCATCTTCAGAATCGCAACCGCTCGAAGCTTGATCTCACCCAAAGCTAGAGTCTCCTCCACAAACACTTTTTCATCTCTTCTCCAGACTGCAATCGAAGTTTCCACTCCGAG CTTCCATAGTCTCATTGCTTCCACACGCATCTCTGTTTCTCTGTCTCAAACCGATGCTCATTTCTCAACGACAGTCCCCACGCGTTCACTCAGAAGAAGAATCAGCAAAAGAAACAATCCAAAACCCGTTCTTGACCAATCCAAGTTTCAAGAAACGGTTTCGAAACTCCCACCAAGATTCACTCCCGAAGAGCTCGCCGATGCGATTACCCTCCAAGAAGACCCGTTAGTGTGTTTCCACCTCTTCAACTGGGCCTCTCAGCAGCCCAGATTCAAACACGAGAGCTGCACTTACCACACCGCCATCAGGAAGCTCGGAGCCGCCAAAATGTACAAAGAAATGGACGACGTCGTCAACCAGGTGCTCTCCGTTCGCCACGTGGGCAGCGAAAACCTCTACAACTCGATCTTGTACTATTTCACCAAAGCGGGGAAGCTGATACGCGCGGTGAATATATTCAGACACATGGCGAATAGCAAGAACCTGGAGTGTAGGCCCACCATCAGAGCGTATCATATCCTCTTCAAGGCCTTGTTGGGCCAAGGCAACAACTCTTACACGAGCCATATGTATATGGAGACGATACGGTCTCTGTTCAGACAGATGGTGGATAGCGGGATCGAGCCGGACGTGTTCGCTCTCAACTGTTTGGTTAAAGGCTACGTGCTCTCGCTCCACGTCAACGATGCTCTTAGGATATTTCATCAGATGGGTGTGGTTTATAACTGCCAGCCGAACTCGTTTACTTATGATTATCTGATACATGGGCTGTGTGCTCAGGGGAGGACCGTTAACGCTAGAGAGCTGCTTGGTGAGATGAAAGGGAAAGGTTTTGTTCCTAATGGGAAATCTTATAACTCTCTTGTTAGTGCGCTTGCGCTCAGCGGTGAGGTTGATGATGCGGTGAGTTGTTTGTGGGAGATGGTTGAGAGTGGGCGTGTGGTTGATTTGATTACGTATAGGACACTTGTTGCTGAGAGCTGCAGGAAAGGGAAGTACGATGAAGCGAGGAGATTGCTGGGTACGTTGAGAGAGAAGAAGCTTGTGGACAGAGATTCTTATGACAAGCTTATGAATGTTCTTCGAAAGGATTTGTAG
- the LOC106352562 gene encoding uncharacterized protein At2g27730, mitochondrial produces the protein MASRSAFRFVSRRFSNGKVLSEEEKAAENVFIKKMEQEKLEKIARQGPGEQAASGAKASGGGGGTSSASAESGPKVSEDKDRNYAVVAGVVAVVGAIGWYMKSGGKKQQPEVQE, from the exons ATGGCAAGCAGAAGCGCTTTCAGATTTGTGTCTCGCAGGTTCTCTAACGGAAAAGTTCTCAGCGAAGAGGAGAAAGCTGCTGAGAATGTTTTCATCAAG AAAATGGAGCAAGAGAAGCTTGAGAAGATAGCAAGACAG GGTCCGGGAGAACAAGCAGCAAGTGGAGCCAAGgctagtggtggtggtggtggaacATCATCAGCATCGGCTGAATCAGGGCCAAAAGTGTCAGAAGACAAGGACAGAAACTATGCAGTGGTGGCGGGTGTGGTGGCTGTCGTTGGTGCCATTGGTTGGTACATGAAATCAGGTGGAAAGAAGCAGCAGCCAGAGGTTCAAGAGTGA
- the LOC106356607 gene encoding pentatricopeptide repeat-containing protein At2g27800, mitochondrial — protein MRRVLPILAEAEEEEKMAATSIASRSSTSLHSILRTASRRSLISPRPRISVPNPNSSPSSPLRQTRIEASSLPRFLRRELSTHQPFHSVVAAACLVSKLPSDLTSYEGRFANYVSPI, from the exons ATGAGGAGGGTTTTACCGATACTTgcagaagcagaagaagaagagaaaatggcTGCGACGAGCATCGCTTCTAGGTCGTCTACCTCACTACACTCCATCTTACGAACCGCTtcaagaagaagcttgatctcACCTAGACCGAGAATCTCCGTCCCTAACCCGAACTCCTCCCCTTCGTCGCCTCTTCGTCAGACTCGAATCGAAGCTTCTTCTCTTCCCAG GTTTCTGCGGCGAGAACTGAGCACCCATCAACCGTTTCACAGCGTTGTCGCTGCCGCTTGCCTCGTTTCTAAACTCCCTTCTGACCTCACTTCTTATGAAG GTAGATTTGCTAACTATGTCAGTCCCATCTAA
- the LOC106352561 gene encoding pentatricopeptide repeat-containing protein At2g27800, mitochondrial isoform X1 — protein sequence MAAARSAFMSSIFRIATARSLISPKARVSSTNTFSSLLQTAIEVSTPRSFHSLIASTRISVSLSQTDAHFSTTVPTRSLRRRISKRNNPKPVLDQSKFQETVSKLPPRFTPEELADAITLQEDPLVCFHLFNWASQQPRFKHESCTYHTAIRKLGAAKMYKEMDDVVNQVLSVRHVGSENLYNSILYYFTKAGKLIRAVNIFRHMANSKNLECRPTIRAYHILFKALLGQGNNSYTSHMYMETIRSLFRQMVDSGIEPDVFALNCLVKGYVLSLHVNDALRIFHQMGVVYNCQPNSFTYDYLIHGLCAQGRTVNARELLGEMKGKGFVPNGKSYNSLVSALALSGEVDDAVSCLWEMVESGRVVDLITYRTLVAESCRKGKYDEARRLLGTLREKKLVDRDSYDKLMNVLRKDL from the exons ATGGCTGCAGCTAGGTCTGCGTTTATGTCTTCCATCTTCAGAATCGCAACCGCTCGAAGCTTGATCTCACCCAAAGCTAGAGTCTCCTCCACAAACACTTTTTCATCTCTTCTCCAGACTGCAATCGAAGTTTCCACTCCGAG AAGCTTCCATAGTCTCATTGCTTCCACACGCATCTCTGTTTCTCTGTCTCAAACCGATGCTCATTTCTCAACGACAGTCCCCACGCGTTCACTCAGAAGAAGAATCAGCAAAAGAAACAATCCAAAACCCGTTCTTGACCAATCCAAGTTTCAAGAAACGGTTTCGAAACTCCCACCAAGATTCACTCCCGAAGAGCTCGCCGATGCGATTACCCTCCAAGAAGACCCGTTAGTGTGTTTCCACCTCTTCAACTGGGCCTCTCAGCAGCCCAGATTCAAACACGAGAGCTGCACTTACCACACCGCCATCAGGAAGCTCGGAGCCGCCAAAATGTACAAAGAAATGGACGACGTCGTCAACCAGGTGCTCTCCGTTCGCCACGTGGGCAGCGAAAACCTCTACAACTCGATCTTGTACTATTTCACCAAAGCGGGGAAGCTGATACGCGCGGTGAATATATTCAGACACATGGCGAATAGCAAGAACCTGGAGTGTAGGCCCACCATCAGAGCGTATCATATCCTCTTCAAGGCCTTGTTGGGCCAAGGCAACAACTCTTACACGAGCCATATGTATATGGAGACGATACGGTCTCTGTTCAGACAGATGGTGGATAGCGGGATCGAGCCGGACGTGTTCGCTCTCAACTGTTTGGTTAAAGGCTACGTGCTCTCGCTCCACGTCAACGATGCTCTTAGGATATTTCATCAGATGGGTGTGGTTTATAACTGCCAGCCGAACTCGTTTACTTATGATTATCTGATACATGGGCTGTGTGCTCAGGGGAGGACCGTTAACGCTAGAGAGCTGCTTGGTGAGATGAAAGGGAAAGGTTTTGTTCCTAATGGGAAATCTTATAACTCTCTTGTTAGTGCGCTTGCGCTCAGCGGTGAGGTTGATGATGCGGTGAGTTGTTTGTGGGAGATGGTTGAGAGTGGGCGTGTGGTTGATTTGATTACGTATAGGACACTTGTTGCTGAGAGCTGCAGGAAAGGGAAGTACGATGAAGCGAGGAGATTGCTGGGTACGTTGAGAGAGAAGAAGCTTGTGGACAGAGATTCTTATGACAAGCTTATGAATGTTCTTCGAAAGGATTTGTAG
- the LOC106356606 gene encoding RNA-binding protein 48 gives MGRTKEIPPAVRVYTVCDESRYLVVRKVPALGCGDDLMRLFATYGEVEECKPMDAEDCEEFTDVYWIKFRLISNARFAKRKLDDSVFLGNRLQISYAPEFETLSDTKDKLETRRKEVLSRTNPQKGKGSVSQVTKPALTQSETDYQFHRRNAPITRVSSDQEYFGSSSMNQTVKTVREKLNKIEESGKQKRPEASSQNLQTEPDLKRTRVDNRRRI, from the exons ATGGGTCGAACCAAAGAGATTCCACCGGCTGTTAGGGTTTATACAGTCTGCGATGAGTCAAG ATACTTGGTAGTACGAAAGGTACCGGCTTTAGGCTGTGGTGACGATCTGATGAGATTGTTCGCTACTTACGGAGAGGTTGAAGA ATGTAAACCAATGGATGCAGAAGACTGTGAGGAGTTTACTGATGTCTATTGGATCAAGTTCCGTCTCATCTCTAATGCTAG ATTTGCAAAGAGGAAGTTGGATGACTCAGTTTTCTTGGGGAATCGGCTCCAGATTTCGTATGCTCCTGAGTTCGAGACCCTCAGTGACACCAAGGATAAGTTGGAAACTAGGAGGAAAGAAGTGCTTTCAAGGACAAACc CCCAGAAAGGCAAGGGCAGCGTCTCACAAGTCACAAAACCGGCTTTGACTCAAAGCGAGACGGATTACCAATTCCATAGAAGAAACGCTCCTATTACTCGAGTTTCATCTGACCAG GAGTATTTTGGGTCATCTTCAATGAATCAAACTGTTAAAACTGTGAGGGAGAAACTCAACAAG ATTGAAGAAAGTGGTAAGCAGAAGAGGCCAGAAGCAAGCAGTCAGAATCTTCAAACAGAACCTGACTTGAAGAGAACCAGAGTCGATAACCGAAGAAGAATCTAA
- the LOC106356608 gene encoding uncharacterized protein LOC106356608: protein MTTTRQMLEQPQSPFIQRTISINGSPMVDDREEELSRSALALYKEKEDEIERRKMEVRDRVQKKLGLAEEATRRLAEIREELEALTDPMRKEVSAIRKRVDAINRELKPLGQSCQRKEREFKEALEAYNEKNKEKAMFVSKLVELVTESEKLRMTKLDELSKSIDVSLR, encoded by the exons ATGACAACAACAAGACAGATGTTGGAGCAGCCACAATCACCATTTATTCAACGTACCATAAGCATCAATGGAAGTCCCATGGTAGATGACAGAGAGGAGGAGCTTTCACGCTCTGCTTTAGCTTTGTATAAGGAAAAAGAAGATGAGATTGAAAGGAGGAAGATGGAGGTCAGGGATAGGGTCCAGAAAAAGCTTGGACTAGCTGAGGAAGCTACTAGGAGATTAGCCGAGATTCGGGAA GAGCTGGAAGCTCTTACCGATCCAATGCGTAAGGAGGTTTCCGCGATAAGGAAAAGAGTCGATGCTATTAACCGAGAACTCAAGCCATTAGGACAGAGTTGTCAAAGAAAG GAGAGGGAATTCAAAGAAGCACTTGAAGCATACAAtgaaaagaacaaagagaaagcTATGTTTGTTAGCAAGCTAGTTGAG CTTGTTACTGAAAGCGAGAAACTGCGAATGACAAAGCTTGATGAACTCAGCAAAAGCATTGACGTTTCCTTACGCTAA